One Phocoena sinus isolate mPhoSin1 chromosome 14, mPhoSin1.pri, whole genome shotgun sequence genomic region harbors:
- the TCHP gene encoding LOW QUALITY PROTEIN: trichoplein keratin filament-binding protein (The sequence of the model RefSeq protein was modified relative to this genomic sequence to represent the inferred CDS: deleted 1 base in 1 codon) translates to MALPTLPSSGCSRRLPDQQAARQQRREQEAQLRQQWDQNSRYFKVSDICSSKQAEWSSKASYQRSMHAYQREKMKEEGRKRLEARRQRLRQLLAEEQDLLARELEELRLSMNLRERRIREQHRNLKSAREEQRKLIAEQLLYEHWKKNNPKLREIELELHKKHVINSWETQKEEKKQQEAAEEEKEKRYENEYETARREALERMKAEEERRQLEGKLQADALRQQMEELKVKEMEATKLKKEQENLLKQRWELERLEEERKQMAALWQKAELGRFLRHQYNVQLNRRTQQIQEELEADRRILQALLEEEDENQRVHLARREQAQADVAWMKRVIEEQLQLERAREAELQTLLREEAKEMWEKREAEWARERSARDRLMSEVLTGRQKQIQEKIEQNRREQEESLRHREQLIRDLEEARESAHREKKESEELKSARKQELEAQVAERQLQAWEADQQEEEEEEEARQAEQLTDALLRQEAKMMAEQGYRPKPYGHPRIAWN, encoded by the exons ATGGCACTCCCCACGCTGCCCTCCTCCGGGTGCAGCCGGAGGCTCCCGGATCAGCAGGCTGCACGACAGCAACGCCGGGAGCAGGAGGCCCAGCTTCGGCAGCAGTGGGATCAGAACAGCCGCTACTTCAAGGTGTCTGACATCTGCAGCTCCAAACAGGCAGAATGGAGCTCCAAGGCCTCCTACCAGAGGAG CATGCACGCCTACCAGCGGGAGAAgatgaaggaggaggggaggaagcgTCTGGAGGCCCGACGGCAGAGACTCAGGCAGCTTCTGGCAGAGGAGCAGGACCTGCTGGCCAGAGAACTGGAGGAGCTGAGGCTGAGCATGAACTTGAGGGAAAGAAGAATCCGGGAGCAGCACAGGAATCTGAAGTCAGCCCGAGAGGAGCAAAGGAAACTG ATTGCTGAACAGCTTTTGTATGAACACTGGAAAAAGAACAACCCCAAACTTCGAGAG ATTGAATTGGAACTTCACAAGAAACATGTGATAAACTCTTGGGaaacacagaaagaggaaaaaaaacag CAAGAAGCCGccgaagaggaaaaggaaaaacggtatgaaaatgaatatgaaaCGGCCCGACGGGAAGCGCTGGAACGGATGAaagcagaagaggagaggaggcaACTGGAGGGTAAACTGCAGGCAGACGCGCTGCGCCAGCAGATGGAGGAGCTGAAGGTGAAGGAGATGGAG GCCACCAAACTAAAGAAGGAGCAGGAGAATCTGCTGAAGCAGCGCTGG GAGCTGGAGAGGCTGGAGGAAGAGCGGAAGCAGATGGCAGCCTTGTGGCAGAAGGCGGAGCTGGG acGCTTTTTGAGACATCAGTATAACGTGCAGCTCAACAGACGTACACAGCAGATCCAAGAGGAACTG GAGGCAGACAGGCGCATCCTGCAGGCGCTgctggaggaggaggacgagAACCAGCGCGTGCACCTGGCCCGGAGGGAGCAGGCCCAGGCCGATGTGGCCTGGATGAAGCGGGTCATCGAGGAGCagctgcaactggagagggcgCGGGAGGCGGAGCTGCAGACGCTGTTGAG GGAGGAGGCTAAGGAAATGTGggaaaagagagaggcagagtggGCCCGCGAGAGGAGTGCTCGAGACCGGCTGATGAGCGAG GTTCTGAcaggaagacaaaaacaaatacaggaaaagattGAACAAAACCGACGGGAGCAAGAGGAATCCCTGAGACACAGAGAGCAACTTATTCGAGATCTTGAGGAGGCCAGAGAGTCAGCTCATCGTGAGAAAAAGGAGAGCGAAGAACTGAAATCGGCCAGGAAGCAGGAGCTGGAAGCCCAG GTTGCAGAGCGCCAGCTGCAGGCGTGGGAAGCGGAccagcaggaagaggaggaggaagaagaggcgAGGCAGGCAGAGCAGCTCACAGACGCCCTGCTGCGGCAGGAGGCGAAGATGATGGCCGAGCAGGGCTACCGGCCCAAG